One part of the Marinobacterium rhizophilum genome encodes these proteins:
- a CDS encoding helix-turn-helix domain-containing protein, producing MTRRSQRAFFRKIYLAWLIDNGRHNLRTLQEKTGMPRRTLQDSLKDLEDIGIRCVFEQSNGERNNCGLYRVMDWGPIRRSWVRSNLPLLKEELEQ from the coding sequence ATGACCCGCAGATCTCAACGCGCCTTCTTTCGCAAAATCTATCTGGCCTGGCTGATAGATAATGGCCGACACAACCTGCGCACCCTGCAGGAGAAAACCGGCATGCCAAGACGCACCCTGCAGGACAGCCTCAAGGACCTCGAAGATATCGGCATCCGCTGCGTCTTTGAACAGAGCAATGGCGAGCGCAATAACTGCGGTCTCTACCGGGTCATGGACTGGGGCCCAATCAGACGAAGCTGGGTAAGAAGCAACTTGCCGCTCCTTAAAGAAGAACTTGAACAGTGA
- a CDS encoding amidohydrolase family protein: MHNNSLLIRNVRPLGKNSADLLVRDGTIVALGTDLNAEGAAILEGAGQLLLPGLVDAHTHIDKTFWGQPWQRHQAGPRIIDKIENERRLRRELKLSAETQSANQIRQAIRMGTTHIRTHVDVDTEIGLSSIEAVLASKEHFRESMTLQLVAFPQSGLMIRPGTQALLEAAIDAGADLVGGIDPGAIDRDPAGQLDCIFDIAERKQVGIDIHLHEADQLGATSIELILERTRALGMQGQVTISHAFCLGMLPEAQLSGLIESLQALDITIMTHGPGHIAFPPIKRLYEAGVRVCAGSDGIRDAWGPYGNADMLERAMLMGFRSNYRHDDELEMILDICSFGGARVMGMADYGLEPGCSADFVLVDAETPTHAIVSRPPRSLVCKAGRIVARNGECLV, translated from the coding sequence ATGCATAACAACAGCCTGCTGATCCGAAACGTACGCCCGTTGGGCAAAAACTCTGCCGACCTGCTGGTGCGCGACGGCACCATCGTCGCCCTGGGAACGGACCTGAACGCAGAAGGCGCCGCTATCCTTGAGGGCGCCGGCCAGCTGCTGCTACCGGGCCTGGTCGACGCCCACACCCATATCGACAAGACGTTCTGGGGGCAGCCCTGGCAGCGCCACCAGGCGGGCCCGCGCATTATCGACAAGATCGAGAACGAACGCCGTCTGCGCCGCGAGCTAAAGCTGTCGGCCGAAACCCAGTCCGCCAACCAGATACGCCAGGCCATCCGCATGGGCACCACCCATATCCGTACCCATGTGGATGTGGACACCGAGATCGGCCTGTCCAGCATCGAGGCCGTGCTGGCCAGCAAGGAACACTTTCGCGAGTCCATGACGCTGCAGCTGGTGGCCTTTCCCCAGAGCGGCCTGATGATCCGGCCCGGCACACAGGCGCTGCTGGAGGCGGCCATCGACGCCGGTGCCGACCTTGTGGGCGGCATTGACCCCGGTGCCATCGACCGCGACCCCGCCGGCCAGCTGGACTGCATTTTCGACATCGCCGAGCGCAAACAGGTGGGCATCGACATCCACCTGCACGAGGCCGACCAGCTGGGCGCCACCTCCATCGAGCTGATCCTGGAGCGTACCCGGGCACTGGGCATGCAGGGCCAGGTCACCATCAGCCACGCCTTTTGCCTGGGCATGCTCCCCGAAGCCCAGCTGAGCGGCCTGATTGAAAGCCTGCAGGCGCTGGATATCACCATCATGACCCACGGCCCTGGCCATATCGCCTTCCCGCCCATCAAGCGACTGTACGAGGCCGGCGTCAGGGTCTGCGCGGGCTCCGACGGCATCCGCGATGCATGGGGGCCCTACGGCAATGCCGACATGCTCGAGCGCGCCATGCTGATGGGCTTTCGCAGCAACTACCGCCACGATGACGAACTGGAAATGATTCTGGATATCTGCAGTTTTGGCGGCGCCCGCGTGATGGGCATGGCGGACTACGGCCTGGAACCGGGCTGCAGCGCCGACTTCGTGCTGGTGGATGCCGAAACGCCGACCCACGCCATTGTCAGCCGCCCGCCGCGCAGCCTGGTTTGCAAGGCCGGGCGCATTGTCGCCCGCAACGGCGAATGCCTGGTCTGA
- a CDS encoding LysR substrate-binding domain-containing protein, with product MDIEGIRLFVLAADLLNISAAGRQLGLAPAVASARLSKLENQVGADLLHRSTRKVSLSMEGAEFLPFAREILSQEGAARAALGNGRSEVSGTLRFAASSTFAQLFIAPILPEFLERHPGVNLELKLSDTQMNLIEGGFDLALRNYAIEDSSLRARKLADDKRILCASPEYLARHGMPRTPDDLVKHQLLTFMNGSAKKLSSRTGGPAATFPPAGAKNRVSCDDGTSMRIATRAGVGISMNACWSIYKDMHDGTLVRVLPDYEVEDRSAIWLVYPKSNVLTAKVRVFIDFLLEKIGDPPVWER from the coding sequence ATGGATATAGAAGGCATACGCCTCTTTGTACTGGCTGCTGACTTGCTTAATATCAGTGCAGCGGGACGTCAGCTCGGACTCGCACCCGCGGTAGCCAGTGCGCGCCTGTCCAAACTGGAAAACCAGGTGGGTGCCGACCTGCTGCACCGCTCCACCCGCAAGGTTTCGCTGTCCATGGAGGGCGCCGAATTCCTCCCCTTCGCCAGGGAGATTCTGTCGCAGGAAGGCGCAGCGCGGGCGGCGCTGGGCAATGGCAGAAGCGAAGTCTCGGGAACCTTGCGGTTTGCGGCATCCAGCACCTTCGCCCAGCTTTTCATTGCCCCCATACTGCCGGAGTTTCTCGAACGCCACCCCGGCGTAAACCTGGAACTGAAACTGTCCGATACGCAGATGAACCTGATCGAGGGTGGATTCGACCTGGCCTTGCGCAACTATGCGATTGAAGACAGCAGCCTCAGAGCGAGAAAGCTGGCGGACGACAAACGCATTCTTTGCGCATCTCCCGAGTATTTGGCACGCCACGGCATGCCCCGGACACCCGATGACCTGGTCAAGCATCAACTGCTGACTTTCATGAATGGCTCGGCGAAAAAACTGTCGTCCCGCACCGGCGGCCCGGCGGCCACTTTCCCGCCTGCGGGCGCAAAAAACCGGGTCAGTTGCGATGATGGTACCAGCATGCGAATCGCAACCCGGGCAGGCGTTGGAATTTCCATGAATGCCTGCTGGAGCATTTACAAGGATATGCACGATGGCACTCTCGTGCGGGTCCTGCCTGACTATGAAGTCGAAGACCGCTCTGCGATCTGGCTTGTCTACCCCAAATCCAATGTCCTGACGGCAAAGGTCCGGGTCTTTATCGATTTTCTTTTGGAGAAAATTGGAGATCCGCCCGTCTGGGAAAGGTAA
- a CDS encoding DEAD/DEAH box helicase, which translates to MTAFSSLGLSDALLRAVQEQGYETPSPIQAQAIPVVLEGRDLLAAAQTGTGKTAGFTLPMLHLLSEHRPPDGHQLRALVLTPTRELAAQVGESVSTYGRHLPLRSAIIFGGVSINPQKDLLRRGVDILVATPGRLLDLQSQGCVDLSHVQMLVLDEADRMLDMGFIHDIKRILKLLPKKRQNLMFSATFSPEIRRLTSDILHNPTSIEVSRNVTAHKIEQRFHAVEKTEKMTVLAHMILAGNWSQVLVFSRTKHGANRLSQQLERNGITSAAIHGNKSQNARTRALSDFKGGHVRVLVATDIAARGLDIDQLPHVVNFELPNVPADYVHRIGRTGRAGASGEAVSLISRDEDKEFRAIERLLRQKFDVQPAPVVDLDMLQASAANYVPQPEAPAAAPRAAKSGNGQRRGGGQGRAKPAGGEQSRRTGGNEAAAPASKPRRRRPRRATPTSAR; encoded by the coding sequence ATGACTGCTTTTTCCTCTCTCGGACTTTCCGACGCACTGCTGCGTGCTGTACAAGAGCAGGGGTACGAAACCCCATCCCCCATTCAGGCCCAGGCGATTCCGGTCGTACTGGAAGGGCGCGACCTGCTGGCCGCCGCCCAGACCGGCACCGGTAAAACCGCCGGCTTTACCCTGCCCATGCTGCACCTGCTGTCTGAGCACCGCCCACCCGACGGACACCAGCTGCGGGCGCTGGTACTGACCCCGACCCGGGAACTTGCCGCCCAGGTGGGCGAGAGCGTAAGTACTTACGGCCGTCATCTGCCGTTGCGTTCGGCCATCATTTTCGGCGGTGTCAGCATTAACCCGCAAAAGGATCTGCTGCGCCGCGGCGTCGATATCCTGGTCGCGACCCCTGGCCGCCTGCTGGACTTGCAGAGCCAGGGTTGCGTCGATCTGTCCCACGTACAGATGCTGGTGCTGGACGAAGCCGACCGCATGCTGGACATGGGCTTTATCCATGACATCAAGCGTATCCTGAAACTGTTGCCCAAAAAGCGTCAGAACCTGATGTTCTCGGCGACTTTCTCGCCGGAAATTCGCCGTCTGACCAGCGATATTCTGCACAACCCCACCAGCATCGAAGTGTCGCGCAATGTGACGGCGCACAAGATCGAGCAGCGTTTCCACGCGGTGGAAAAGACCGAGAAGATGACCGTGCTGGCGCACATGATTCTGGCTGGCAACTGGTCCCAGGTGCTGGTTTTCTCCCGTACCAAGCACGGTGCCAACCGCCTGAGTCAGCAGCTCGAGCGCAACGGTATCACCTCTGCTGCCATTCACGGCAACAAGAGCCAGAATGCCCGTACCCGTGCGCTGTCCGACTTCAAGGGTGGCCATGTACGGGTGCTGGTCGCCACCGATATTGCGGCTCGCGGTCTGGATATCGACCAGCTGCCCCATGTGGTGAACTTTGAGCTGCCCAATGTACCGGCGGATTACGTGCACCGCATTGGCCGTACTGGCCGTGCCGGTGCCAGCGGTGAAGCCGTGTCCCTGATCAGTCGCGATGAAGACAAGGAATTCCGCGCCATTGAGCGCCTGCTGCGCCAGAAGTTCGATGTACAGCCGGCCCCTGTGGTGGATCTGGACATGCTGCAGGCCAGCGCCGCCAACTATGTACCCCAGCCTGAAGCACCGGCTGCTGCGCCAAGAGCCGCCAAAAGTGGTAACGGTCAGCGCCGTGGCGGTGGCCAGGGTCGCGCCAAACCGGCTGGCGGCGAACAGTCTCGTCGCACCGGTGGCAACGAAGCGGCGGCACCGGCCAGCAAGCCGCGTCGGCGTCGTCCGCGCCGTGCCACGCCCACCTCGGCGCGTTAA
- a CDS encoding putative quinol monooxygenase yields the protein MYCIFISVELKPGARDRYLELIRANARTSVEQELGCHTFDVLLDREQDDRVYLYEVYESPQALQAHKETPHYLRDREQINALIERQQVIRADVAGFFPPRS from the coding sequence ATGTATTGCATCTTTATCAGTGTCGAACTTAAGCCCGGGGCCAGGGATCGTTACCTGGAGCTGATTCGGGCCAATGCTCGGACGTCGGTCGAGCAGGAACTCGGTTGCCATACCTTCGATGTGCTGCTGGACCGGGAACAGGACGATCGCGTCTACCTGTACGAAGTGTACGAGAGCCCACAGGCGCTGCAGGCTCACAAGGAAACGCCGCACTACCTGCGGGACCGCGAGCAGATCAATGCCCTGATTGAACGGCAGCAGGTTATACGGGCAGACGTGGCGGGATTCTTTCCACCGCGGAGCTAA
- a CDS encoding VOC family protein, whose product MSPRPNALNGMRHIAFTVENLEEVERFYVELLGMQVLHRPHQNLVYLTLGNDNLSLSRGSATDSARGPQRLDHFGFICDEPGDVDAWADYLARQGVEILARPHDHTNDPGVRSFYCLDPAGNTVQPIYHPAVSGQRLVQP is encoded by the coding sequence ATGAGCCCCCGCCCAAACGCCCTTAACGGCATGCGCCATATTGCTTTTACAGTGGAAAACCTGGAAGAGGTGGAACGCTTTTATGTTGAACTGCTGGGCATGCAGGTACTGCACCGCCCGCACCAGAACCTGGTGTATCTGACGCTCGGCAACGACAACCTGTCCCTCAGCCGGGGCAGCGCGACCGACAGTGCCCGTGGCCCGCAGCGGCTGGACCATTTCGGCTTTATCTGTGATGAACCCGGCGATGTGGATGCCTGGGCGGATTACCTGGCACGCCAGGGCGTGGAGATTCTCGCCCGCCCCCACGATCACACCAATGACCCCGGGGTACGCAGCTTTTATTGCCTGGACCCGGCCGGCAATACCGTGCAGCCGATTTACCACCCCGCCGTCTCCGGCCAGCGGCTGGTACAGCCCTGA
- a CDS encoding zinc-dependent alcohol dehydrogenase family protein: MKAMILNEYGDNAEFQLTELPTPSIKAGQVLVRVAATSVNTIDTMIRQLGQENLPLSPSLPAVLGMDFAGTVEMVGDGVTQFAPGDEVYGCAGGLADLQGALAEYMLADSRLVAHKPKSLTMREAAALPMVGITAYEGLQRVNVQANQAVLVHGGTGGVGHVAVQLARHFGADVYATGSGEKQMSIIEQYGATAIDYRTQTVADYVAGYTNGAGFEAIFDSVGGANLANSFEAAALNGQITTTLAMAELDLTPAHLKGLSLHIIFMLIPMLHDHKREDHGNILAKLSEIVDAGGLRPLLDDKHFGLADVGDAYARLASGQAIGKVVVEI, from the coding sequence ATGAAAGCAATGATCCTGAATGAATACGGCGACAACGCCGAGTTTCAATTGACCGAGCTGCCCACGCCCTCGATCAAGGCCGGACAGGTACTCGTGCGCGTCGCCGCTACCAGCGTGAACACAATCGATACCATGATCCGTCAGCTGGGGCAGGAAAATCTGCCCCTCTCGCCGAGCCTGCCCGCCGTACTGGGCATGGACTTTGCCGGCACCGTTGAAATGGTGGGCGACGGCGTCACCCAGTTCGCGCCGGGCGACGAGGTCTATGGCTGCGCCGGCGGACTTGCAGACCTGCAGGGCGCACTGGCAGAGTACATGCTGGCCGACAGCAGGCTGGTAGCCCACAAGCCGAAAAGCCTGACGATGCGCGAGGCAGCGGCGCTGCCAATGGTAGGCATCACCGCCTACGAAGGCTTGCAGCGGGTCAACGTGCAGGCAAACCAGGCAGTATTGGTGCACGGCGGCACCGGCGGTGTCGGGCATGTTGCCGTACAGCTGGCCAGGCACTTTGGCGCCGACGTCTATGCCACCGGTAGCGGCGAGAAACAGATGAGCATCATTGAGCAGTATGGCGCTACCGCCATCGACTACCGCACGCAGACCGTCGCGGATTACGTCGCAGGCTACACCAACGGTGCTGGCTTCGAGGCGATTTTCGACTCGGTGGGCGGCGCAAACCTGGCCAATTCCTTCGAAGCGGCAGCACTGAATGGCCAGATAACGACCACCCTGGCCATGGCGGAACTGGATTTGACGCCGGCACACTTAAAGGGCTTGTCGCTGCACATTATCTTTATGCTGATCCCCATGCTGCACGACCACAAGCGGGAAGATCACGGCAACATCCTGGCGAAACTGAGTGAAATTGTGGATGCAGGTGGCCTGCGCCCCCTGCTGGATGACAAGCACTTTGGCCTTGCCGACGTTGGCGATGCTTACGCCCGCCTTGCCAGCGGCCAGGCCATTGGCAAGGTCGTGGTTGAGATCTAG
- a CDS encoding amidohydrolase family protein yields MSVTRITGRYVIGFDGTGHRLLENGEVVYQDDRIIFCGFGYGGQVDCEIDAGNAVVGPGFIDLDALADLDSTVLAFDNGPAWRCGRVWASSYVQRGPREVYDRSDEDFMKRYAYAQLLHNGITTALPITSLLYREWAETYDEFARAADIAAEMGLRVYLGPAYRTGLSMIHPDGRFDMHWNEARGLQGLDDAVRFAQDYDQSHAGLVRAMLAPDRIEGCTRELLERTRAASDALQCPVRLHCCQSQLEVDTMQQRFGTSSLALLQDIGFLGPRTLLPHGLFLGGADATPARIGQELDSLRDTGSTLVHCPIVFGRSGKALNSFSRLRQRGINIGLGTDTFPADLIRNMHAGVMLNRVMEDDAQAVSAADFYNAATLDGARALGREDLGRLAAGAMADITVFDLSGFHLGQRVDPIQTMVMNGTGSDFKTVIVNGRIRVQDYRIEGVPYADWHQRAQEQYDRLRASYPERTHLHPPLEQIFTPSFAPLLADEA; encoded by the coding sequence ATGAGTGTTACCCGCATTACCGGCCGCTACGTCATCGGCTTCGACGGCACTGGCCACCGCCTGCTGGAAAATGGCGAAGTCGTCTATCAGGATGACCGTATCATTTTTTGCGGTTTTGGCTATGGCGGCCAGGTTGACTGCGAAATCGATGCCGGCAACGCCGTCGTCGGCCCGGGCTTTATCGATCTCGATGCGCTGGCGGATCTTGATTCCACGGTTCTGGCATTTGACAACGGCCCGGCCTGGCGCTGCGGCCGCGTCTGGGCCAGCAGCTATGTCCAGCGGGGCCCGCGGGAGGTTTACGATCGCAGCGACGAAGACTTCATGAAACGCTACGCCTATGCCCAGTTGCTGCACAACGGCATCACCACGGCGCTGCCCATCACATCCCTGCTGTACCGCGAATGGGCCGAAACCTATGATGAGTTTGCCCGCGCCGCCGACATCGCCGCCGAGATGGGGCTGCGCGTCTATCTGGGGCCGGCCTACCGCACCGGCCTGTCCATGATTCACCCGGACGGGCGTTTTGACATGCACTGGAACGAAGCCCGCGGCCTGCAGGGGCTCGACGATGCCGTCCGCTTTGCCCAGGACTACGACCAGAGTCACGCAGGCCTGGTGCGCGCGATGCTGGCCCCCGACCGCATCGAAGGCTGCACCCGGGAACTGCTTGAGCGTACCCGCGCCGCCAGTGACGCCCTGCAATGCCCGGTACGGCTGCACTGCTGCCAGTCTCAGCTGGAGGTAGACACCATGCAACAGCGCTTTGGCACCTCGTCCCTGGCGCTGCTGCAGGACATCGGTTTTCTCGGCCCCCGTACCCTGCTGCCCCACGGACTCTTTCTGGGCGGCGCCGATGCGACACCGGCGCGCATCGGGCAGGAACTGGACAGCCTGCGGGATACCGGCAGTACCCTGGTGCACTGCCCCATTGTCTTCGGGCGCAGCGGCAAGGCGCTTAACAGCTTCAGTCGCCTGCGCCAGCGCGGCATCAATATCGGCCTTGGCACCGATACCTTTCCGGCAGACCTGATTCGCAACATGCACGCCGGCGTGATGCTCAACCGGGTCATGGAGGATGATGCCCAGGCGGTGAGCGCTGCCGACTTCTATAACGCCGCCACCCTGGACGGTGCCCGCGCTCTGGGGCGCGAGGATCTGGGGCGCCTGGCTGCCGGCGCCATGGCCGACATTACCGTATTCGACCTCTCAGGCTTTCACCTTGGCCAGCGCGTCGATCCCATCCAGACCATGGTCATGAACGGTACGGGCAGCGACTTCAAAACCGTGATCGTCAACGGCCGCATCCGCGTACAAGACTACCGTATCGAGGGCGTCCCCTACGCCGACTGGCACCAGCGTGCCCAGGAGCAGTACGACCGCCTGCGCGCCAGCTACCCCGAACGCACGCACCTGCACCCGCCGCTCGAGCAGATATTCACACCGAGCTTTGCACCCCTGCTGGCGGATGAAGCCTGA
- a CDS encoding zeta toxin family protein, whose protein sequence is MKSTEYSAWNPGLEAELPAEYRALETLHRPENVFTRLADVAEIAEQVGLAQDELVAFRPERLVLHELLVRVTADIVALEGEDEVGLGVYFREIADRILAEYIQPKLASITQAHAELRQQVEARVRHELATSLFAPARAREVKKRCALLSFLLKPKPRPAVPVQESIQEKQYRVIAGFKESGLVERDPLARAVYRSLYRILGSIAGSSGFVGSDMAYLARLVTNHVCNSYGSQVIGQHIAPLVRRGVEQLGLRPVAPSKTPVLISLKGASAAGKSSLRPMLQKIIGDHGIQAGGYATISPDIWRRFLLDYDSLGEAYKYAGRLTSKEVAIIDRKLDYYIRDKAKRDSSIPHLLVDRFRFDSFSTESISRILHSTYASYVDTMLMFFVITPPHETVVRGWERGLKVGRYKAVEDFLGHSVEAYTGMPKLFFKWLMYSRPMFKYEFLDNSVPKGTYPKTIAFGDQQEMTILDPRAFVDIERYQKINTGAKSPAEVYPHDGTLSVTNNLGFLRKCLAEIPLVHFKDAASGDIYLRVRSGEFEVLLPALMTAQLCDPQTCEIFQSLAPATVECLGSGGPGAGAVLAQSDS, encoded by the coding sequence ATGAAAAGCACCGAATACTCAGCGTGGAACCCGGGCCTTGAAGCAGAGCTTCCGGCTGAATATCGCGCGCTGGAAACCCTCCACCGACCGGAAAACGTCTTCACCCGGCTGGCCGACGTGGCGGAAATTGCAGAGCAGGTTGGGCTGGCACAGGATGAGCTGGTCGCCTTCAGGCCCGAGCGCCTGGTGCTGCACGAACTGCTGGTGAGGGTGACCGCTGATATCGTGGCGCTGGAGGGGGAGGACGAAGTCGGCCTTGGCGTATATTTTCGCGAGATTGCCGACAGGATTCTGGCCGAATATATCCAGCCTAAGCTGGCATCGATTACCCAGGCGCATGCCGAGTTACGCCAGCAGGTCGAGGCCCGGGTACGTCACGAACTGGCAACGTCGCTGTTTGCGCCAGCCAGGGCCCGCGAGGTGAAAAAGCGCTGTGCCTTGCTGTCGTTTCTTCTAAAGCCCAAGCCCCGGCCCGCGGTGCCGGTTCAGGAGTCTATTCAGGAAAAACAGTACCGTGTTATCGCCGGGTTCAAGGAGAGCGGGCTCGTCGAGCGCGATCCCCTTGCCAGGGCGGTTTATAGAAGTCTCTATCGCATTCTGGGCTCGATCGCCGGTTCGAGCGGATTTGTCGGGTCCGATATGGCATACCTTGCACGGCTGGTCACCAACCATGTGTGCAACAGCTATGGCAGCCAGGTCATTGGCCAGCATATAGCGCCCCTGGTGCGGCGCGGGGTTGAGCAGCTGGGGCTCAGGCCCGTCGCGCCGTCGAAAACACCGGTACTGATCAGCCTGAAGGGGGCATCCGCGGCCGGGAAAAGCTCGCTGCGGCCCATGCTGCAGAAAATAATCGGCGATCACGGCATTCAAGCGGGCGGCTATGCCACGATCAGCCCCGATATCTGGCGGCGGTTTTTGCTGGACTACGACTCCCTGGGGGAGGCGTACAAGTATGCCGGGCGGTTGACCAGCAAGGAGGTGGCGATCATCGACCGCAAGCTGGACTACTATATCCGCGACAAGGCGAAACGGGATTCGTCGATTCCCCATTTGCTGGTTGACCGTTTTCGATTCGACAGCTTTTCAACCGAAAGCATATCGCGCATATTGCACAGCACCTATGCCAGCTATGTCGACACCATGCTGATGTTCTTCGTGATAACCCCGCCGCATGAAACGGTCGTCCGGGGTTGGGAGCGAGGGCTGAAAGTCGGTCGTTACAAGGCCGTGGAAGACTTTCTCGGTCACAGCGTTGAAGCCTATACCGGCATGCCGAAACTGTTCTTCAAATGGCTGATGTACAGCAGGCCAATGTTCAAATACGAGTTCCTGGACAACAGTGTGCCCAAGGGAACCTATCCGAAGACGATCGCCTTCGGTGATCAGCAGGAAATGACCATTCTCGATCCCCGGGCTTTTGTCGATATCGAGCGTTACCAGAAAATCAATACAGGCGCGAAATCACCGGCGGAGGTTTATCCGCACGACGGAACCCTGTCCGTCACGAATAACCTGGGTTTCTTAAGGAAATGCCTTGCCGAGATCCCGCTGGTGCATTTTAAGGACGCAGCATCCGGGGATATATACCTGCGTGTCCGGTCTGGCGAGTTTGAGGTTCTGCTGCCCGCTTTAATGACGGCACAGCTTTGCGACCCCCAGACGTGTGAGATCTTTCAATCGCTGGCGCCGGCAACGGTCGAGTGCCTGGGGTCTGGCGGGCCAGGCGCAGGGGCGGTCCTGGCACAAAGCGACAGCTGA
- a CDS encoding GntR family transcriptional regulator, which translates to MATDKTSVNSQLDAAYQRVWGAIVSHRLLPGTRLKEDDLCDTFGISRGNVRKLLQQLAHHHLVTLIPNSGAFVARPGREEAQEVFKTRRMMELEMVRELARKCTARDRQMLEQHLHREHAAHESGDKSLRIRLSGEFHLLIGTLAERPVLYQFLHEIISRASLIVALYQRSHSANGRSAGDRACCEHHDLIEAIAAHRVEQAVELMDAHLQELENQLDLEPPLERHVDLKKVFA; encoded by the coding sequence ATGGCTACCGACAAGACGTCCGTAAACAGCCAGCTTGATGCGGCCTACCAGCGAGTCTGGGGAGCCATTGTCTCCCACAGGCTGCTACCGGGAACCCGGCTCAAGGAAGACGACCTCTGCGATACTTTCGGCATCAGCCGGGGCAATGTGCGCAAGTTGCTGCAGCAACTGGCGCATCACCACCTGGTCACACTGATCCCCAACAGCGGCGCCTTCGTGGCAAGGCCCGGCCGGGAAGAGGCCCAGGAGGTCTTCAAGACCCGCCGCATGATGGAGCTTGAAATGGTGCGCGAGCTGGCGCGCAAGTGCACCGCCAGGGATCGCCAGATGCTGGAACAGCACCTGCATCGCGAGCACGCAGCCCACGAAAGCGGTGACAAGAGCCTGCGTATCCGGCTGTCGGGGGAGTTTCACCTGCTGATTGGCACTCTGGCCGAGCGCCCGGTGCTGTATCAGTTTTTGCACGAGATCATATCCCGCGCCTCCCTTATCGTGGCGCTATACCAGCGCTCCCACTCGGCCAACGGACGCAGCGCCGGTGACCGCGCCTGCTGCGAACACCACGACCTGATTGAGGCCATCGCCGCGCACCGGGTCGAGCAAGCCGTCGAACTGATGGACGCGCACCTGCAGGAACTCGAAAACCAGCTCGACCTGGAGCCGCCACTGGAACGGCACGTCGACCTGAAAAAAGTATTCGCCTGA